The genomic region ATAGGATCACTCCCGTGGTCCATACCTGCTCGCGCACCGAGGCGAGAGACTCCGCCAGGTCAACCTTGACCACGAGGTGCCATGGCGTGTCGGGAACGCGCCGCAGGGCGGCTAGGGTAGGCACGCCGCGATAGTCCACGCCTTCCACCCAACCCTCCCGGCCCTGCACCGCCATGGCGGCAGGAAGTCGTGTCTGGCCGTCTGCGCTCGCTCGCATCGCGATTGCTGTTCCGATCCGATGCCGCGGCTCGTTCAGGTAGACAACCTCGCCACCTTCGCGCCGGACCAGGAGCGTCTCCGCCGTGGAACTCGACGTCGGCCAACGCCGGAGTAGCGGATATAGGGAAGCGCTGGGATCAACTTCTATGACCATGATTCCGATCGGCTCTCCGGCAAAAGGTGCCGAGGGGGAGATCTGGAATCCGGCTGAAACCGATCTGGAAGAAAGCGGAATGGCAAGGTTCAAATGAAGGCCGCCGGAGGGGCCGGAATGCAGGTCGGATATCGTCGCCTGGCCGGTGCTCAGAGCTTCGGCCATCTCCGGGCGGGAGATCATGTCCCTTTCGACTGGGCCTTCCGGCGACGCCAGGGCCACCCTGAGTTGAGAATCCAAGAGCAACACGCGTGTCGCTCCGCTGAGCTCCCGATAGGACTCCAGCCAGGTGACGAGCTGCGATCGTGTGTCTGCATCACCGGCGCCTCTGAGGAAGCGATCCGCCTGCCGACACGCGAACGGATCACTCCGGGCGAGGCGAGCGTGAGCCAGATGCTCGGCTCGCCAGTCGAGGACCTGCCGCACCTTCAGGTCGGCGGTGGCGACCATCGCCAGCGCGGCTTCCTGACAGGTCGTTTCAACCCGATGGGTGAAGTACGAGAAGCCGCCGACCGCGATGACGAGGAGAAGCCCTGCCGAGACGGTCAGCGGATTGCGGATGAGACGGCGGTACGAAAGGCGTTCCTTCAAGTCGGTCCCCAGCAGCATGACCAGCAACATGTCGCCATACGCGGCTACCAGGAGGCCGAGACCGAGGCCGCCGAAAGCGATCGCCGTGGTCAGCGCCATCGGTACGGTCCGGGTGCCGTAGAGCAACGGCGTGTCGGTCGCGTACCCCAGCACGATGACCACGCTGATCAGCATCAGGGTGGGTGCAAGGACGGCGGCGGTCTGCTGGCAGTACCACCACCCCGCAAAAGGCCGCAGCGTGAACAGCAGCGACAGCGCCGCGGCGAGAAATGCGTAGGCCGTCAGCGGCGCCATGCGCCCAATGGGGATGTGATCGAGTATCGTCGACGGAGGAGCGAGCCCATCAACAAGAGTTGAATCGATGCTCCAGGCTGTCAGTAACAGTTTAAGGAGGCTACTAATGCCGGTGATCGCCGCAGCCAAGACGCCAAACCGTTGCGCCGGGACGTCGAGCGGCCGCCAGTGGCGCAGAATGAGGGCCCAGGTCAACAACACCAGCAGGCAGGCCGTGCTGGGAGCCATGGGCACACGATCCGTCTGGAGTTGGCCAGAGAGCCGCGTGCCCGTGATCCAGCCCAACAAGACCGCCATGCCGAGGGCGAGTACGCCGACACCGCACGCCAGCGCGACGCGACGGAGCACGCGGGAGCAAGCCGCGAACGGCGGGGAATACCCCAGCAGCCCCTGAGTGCTCGTTCCGGGCAAACCGTGGGTCCTTGACCAGGTGTAGTGATCGGTGAGGTTCGCCATCGACGATATACTCGCTCGGTTGGCCAGACGACATCCTCGTCGCCAGCACGAGACTCCGGGCCGGTACGATCGCGCTACGCTGCCTCGGTGTCCCTGCATGAAGGCAGCGTATCAGGCATCGGTTTGTTTGAGCGTGTGCGTGAGAAACCGTCGCAGAAGAGTCTGCCCGGTACCGATAAGATCGCCGCTGCGAGATCATGGTCGTCGTCGCGGGCATCAGATGTCCGCCGCGATGAGACCGGCCGCCGCAGGTCCTGGACCGGATATATGGTCCCGGGGGGGCGGCCTGTTACGACGCGACAACCGGAAAACCGCCGGGGCCCCGCGACGCAGACTTGGCCAACAAACTCGGATACACGAAGCCGTAGATGATCGTGGCGATGAAGCCGATCAGCGGCAGGATGAAACAGATCGCCATGCTGTTAAAGGTGTCAGCCAGCCAGCCCATGAATGGCGGCGCGATGGCTCCGCCTACGATGGACATGATCTGGAACGACGCGGCGAGCTTCGTCTTCTCCCCCAGGTTCCGCAAACTCATGGCGAAAATGAACGGGAACATGATCGACATGAACAGCCAGCAGAAAGGGAGTATCCGCCAGGACAGATGCTTGATGTCCATCATGACGATCAGGATGATGATCGTGTTGGCGATTCCGTAAAGAGCAAGCATGACGTTGGGCTTGATGAGCCTGGCGATGGCCGCACCCGAGAATCGTCCGACCGCATAGAGAACCATCGCGATCGTGACTACATACGCGGCCGTGGCCTCCGGCGTGGCGGCGTGGGTGAGCTCCCCATACCAGCTGAAGAGCGGATCACGCACCGTGGCCCCCGAGTTGTTCTTGCTGATCGCATTCTCGAGAATGTAGTTGACGGCGAAGGCGTTCACGCCCACCTGGGCCGCGATGTAGAGGAACTGCGTCACGATGCCGAAAGTGAAGTGCGGTTGACGGTAGAGCGGGGCCTTGTGGGTAGAAGCATCGTCCGCCCCGAACTCTCCGCCCTCCTGTTCATTGATGGCCGGCAGCTTGATCAACGAGAAGACCGCGAACACCGCCAGCACGACACCGCCGAGGACCACGTAAGGGGCAACCAGCGAATTGAAGTTGGCTGGCGCTCCTGCAACCTGCCCCTGGCCGAAAATGAGCGCTCCACCCACCGTGGGGGCAATGATATAGGCCACCGAATTGAAGGCCTGAGCGACGGACAGGCGACCCGCGGCGCCATCCTTGGGACCTAACACGGTGACGTATGGATTGGCCGCCGTTTCAATGCACGCCAGACCGCTGGAAAGAACAAATAGGGCCAGGAGAAAGGCCCAGAACGCCTTGAAAACCAGACCGGCCGGAACGAACAGGAACGCTCCGATCGCGACGATCACCAGTCCGAACAGAATCCCGCGCTGATAGCCGATCCGACGAATGAGCAGGGCGGCCGGCAACGCAATGAGGAAATACGCCCCGAACACCGACGTCTGAATGAAGCCCGACTGCGTCTTGCTGACGTGCAGGATGTTCTGGAAGTGCTTGTTGAGCACGTCCAGCATGGCATGGCAGAAACCCCAGATGAAGAACAGGCTCGCCACCATGATGAACGGCAGCAGCAGCTTCGAGGAAGGGCCATTCCCCCGACCCGTGTACGGTACCGAAGCAGGGCTTTGTGTTGAATCCATTGTGGGAGTCTATTCAAAGGAGCATCCGGCGGTCAAGCCGATGCCCAGACGACCTGCCGGCTGTCGAAAACCGGGCCGTCGGTGCAGCACAACCGGTACGTCCAGCCTTCGGGGTCATCCGCATCGTGCGTGCGGATGACGCACGACTGGCAGGTGCCCATGCCGCAGGCCATGAGCCGCTCAAGGCAGACCTGGCAGGGAATGCCCCGTGACTCGCAGGCCCGTGCAACTGCTCGAATCATGGGCTCCGGGCCACAGGTGTAGGCCGCTGCCCGGCTGGCCGCTCCAGTGTGAAGATCGAGGTATCGCTCCAACGCCTCGGGGATCCGGCCCCTGAGGCCAAGCGTCCCGTCATCCGTCGTCAGGCAGGTGGGAATCCCGTGCCGGGCAAACTCCTCGATGCTGAGGCTCGGCTCACCATCGGCAGCGACCACGCCTGGGCGGATGGCCAGCGGTAGCAGGCCCGCCGATCGGGCTCCGCAGAACGCGATCGCCTGCCCCCCGGTTCGGGCGACCGCCTCAGCCAGCCAGACAATCGGAGGTAACCCCACCCCGCCACCAACCAGCAGGGCGAGAGGACGATCCGAGTCCAGCGCGAACGGGCGGCCTTGTGGACCAAGCACGCTCACGCCATGACCCTCCGAGAGGCCCGATAGCCATCGTGTTCCAGCACCCACCACCCGGTAAACGATCTCCAACTCGGTCTGCCGGCCGTTCCTTCTCATCCCCCCAATACTGAACGGGCGGCGAAGCAACGGACCACCCGAATAGCACGCCACGTCCGGTGCCGCGCACAGAATCTGTACGAACTGGCCCGGTTCGGCCAGAGGGAAGCCGTCAACTCCCAGCCTCAAACGGAAGTGCTCCCGGCAAATCGGGCAACTCGACAAAACCCGTGCCTCGAATACCCCCTTGCGGGCTTGCTCGTCGGCGGCTGGAGTAGCCATGGATGCCTCACATCACGGCCACAAACGGCCGAATTCGCTCAATAAGTTGTCCAATCGTGTACTTCTTCCGGCAGTCCACCGGCAGAAACACGCCGTGGTTGTGGTCGCTGGCCAAAATGATCAGGCGGTCGAACAGTACGGCAAAACCGGATTCCTGGGGCTGGTGCCCGACGATGAATATGTCGGCCTCATAGGCCTTGGACAGGCGATCGAGCAGGGCGGGCGTGTGCCGACGACCCCAGACTAGCTGGTAGACCGACCCGCCTTCGGATAGATCCTGCTCGGCAAGCGGCTTGCGCACGCAATTGCATTCGAACTCATCGACGGCATTGGCGTCCGGGAGCGAGTGCGCGAAAAACAGGCGGTTCGGCGTCCTGGCCGCCAGCGGGAACGAGGCGATGAACTGGTCGATGGCTCGCATGGCCTCGTCGATGTCGCTGCTGCCCAGCACCTCGGCTACACCACGCTCAAAGTCGTAGGTGACGCTTCGGCCACCCTTGGTGATCTGGTGCCGCTGAAACTGGGCCAGTTCGTGGTTGCTCTGCAGGAAATGAACCTGATCGGGGAAAAACGTCTTCCACTTCGCCGCGTCGAGCAACAGCTCGACCGACCGATCGGCCGCACCAAAAGACTCCGGCTCCGCGTGGATCATCTCGTGAAGCAGAACATGCCGCACCGGCGTTGTCTCCAGCTGACAGTACCGTACCAGTTTCTCAAAGTTCTTGCGGTGGCCATGCAGGTCGCCGGTCATCACCACTTGGCCATAGTCCGAGAAGCTCAGCATCGACCCCTCGCGGTAAGGATCGAGATGGTTGAGCTCGGCAGCCTGCTTGAGCGTGTCGATCGCCGATTCAATCAGGGTCATGCCATAGCCCCGCAAGACGGCTCCACCAGGGTACGAGAACGCACGATGTGACCTAAGTACTTATC from Phycisphaerae bacterium harbors:
- the fucP gene encoding L-fucose:H+ symporter permease, whose protein sequence is MDSTQSPASVPYTGRGNGPSSKLLLPFIMVASLFFIWGFCHAMLDVLNKHFQNILHVSKTQSGFIQTSVFGAYFLIALPAALLIRRIGYQRGILFGLVIVAIGAFLFVPAGLVFKAFWAFLLALFVLSSGLACIETAANPYVTVLGPKDGAAGRLSVAQAFNSVAYIIAPTVGGALIFGQGQVAGAPANFNSLVAPYVVLGGVVLAVFAVFSLIKLPAINEQEGGEFGADDASTHKAPLYRQPHFTFGIVTQFLYIAAQVGVNAFAVNYILENAISKNNSGATVRDPLFSWYGELTHAATPEATAAYVVTIAMVLYAVGRFSGAAIARLIKPNVMLALYGIANTIIILIVMMDIKHLSWRILPFCWLFMSIMFPFIFAMSLRNLGEKTKLAASFQIMSIVGGAIAPPFMGWLADTFNSMAICFILPLIGFIATIIYGFVYPSLLAKSASRGPGGFPVVAS
- a CDS encoding dihydroorotate dehydrogenase electron transfer subunit; translated protein: MATPAADEQARKGVFEARVLSSCPICREHFRLRLGVDGFPLAEPGQFVQILCAAPDVACYSGGPLLRRPFSIGGMRRNGRQTELEIVYRVVGAGTRWLSGLSEGHGVSVLGPQGRPFALDSDRPLALLVGGGVGLPPIVWLAEAVARTGGQAIAFCGARSAGLLPLAIRPGVVAADGEPSLSIEEFARHGIPTCLTTDDGTLGLRGRIPEALERYLDLHTGAASRAAAYTCGPEPMIRAVARACESRGIPCQVCLERLMACGMGTCQSCVIRTHDADDPEGWTYRLCCTDGPVFDSRQVVWASA